GCGACCCGGCGCCTGCTGCTCTCCCCCGGGCGCCCGACCGCGATCCTCTACGACAACGACATGACGGCGGTCGCCGGGCTGTCGGTCGCTCAGGAGATGGGGCTCCAGGTGCCCCGGGACCTGTCGATCGTGGCCTGGGACGACTCCCCGCTGGTGCAGGTCGTCCGGCCGCCGCTGACCGCGCTGACCCGCGACATCCACACCTACGGTGCGAACGCCGCCCGGACCCTGCTGTCACTGATCTCCGGCCGCAAGGTCGACGGATTCGAGTCCCCGGCCCCGCAGTTGACGCCCAGGGGCAGCACGGCCGCGCCGCCGGCCTGACGGCGTCCACCGGACGGCCGGTCGCGGCCGGCCCGAAGCCGCGACCGGAGCGGGACCGGGACCGGGCCCCCGCACCGCGACCGCGACCGCGACCGGCAGCCGACCGCTAGGACCGTCGCGGCGGTGGGCCGGTGGTGCCCCGTGGGACCAGTACGGGGGTGCCGTGCACGCGCGATTCGGCGTGCCCGGTGTCCAGGAGCTGGAGCAGGCAGCGGGCCACCTCGGCGCCGAAGGCGAACGGGTCGTGGCTGAGGGCGGACAGTGTGGGCCAGGTGATCCGGCACAGGTCGGAGTCGTCCCAGGCCACCAGCGAGACGTCCTCGGGGACGCGCAGGCCCAGCTCCCCGGCCGCCGCCAGACCGGCCACGGCCATGATGTCGTTGTCGTAGAGGATCGCGGTGGGCCGGTCCGGGCCGGCGAGCAGCGTCCGGGTCACCGACGCGCCCTGGCGCGCGGACAGGTCCGTGGGCACGCTCCGGGCCGCCTCCAACGACAGCTCGGCCGCGCCGGCCTCGAACGCCGTGGCGCGCACCCGGGAGCTGCCGAGCGTCGCGGGCCCCGCCACGTGGGCGATCCGCCGATGACCGAGGATGGCGAGGTAGCGGACCACCTCGGTGATCGCCGCCCCGTCGTCGCTCCACACGGCCGGGAACGGGCCGCTGTGGTCGGGATGGGCGACGGCGACCACCGGCATGCCCAGCCGGTGCAGGGGTGCGATCCGGGGATCCTCGGGCGCCACGGCGATCAGCACCGCGCCGTTGACCCGGCCGGACTGCCACCACTGCTTGTGGAGCGCGATCTCCGACTCCGGGCCGGCGGTCAGGTGCAGCAGCAGTGAGCACGGGCGTTCGGCCAGTACGCTCTCGACACCGCCGATCAGGGCCATGTGGACGGCGTCCAGACCCATGCCCACCGCGTCCCGGCCGATCGCCATCCCGATGGTGTGCACGCCGGGGCTCCGGGCCAGCGACCGGGCCGCCAGGTTCGGCGACCAGCCGAGCGCGCCGGCGGCCTCGACGATCCGGCGACGGGTCGCCTCCGAGACGCCGGGGCGGTCGTTCAGGGCGAGCGAGACGGCGCCGGCCGAGACGCCGGCGCGGGCGGCGACGTCGCGGATCGTCACCCGGTGCTGCATGACTGTTCCTCTCCGGCTGGCTCACAGGTCGGCGGCGCGCGGCAGTACCGCGCCCGGGAACCATCCTGTCAGGTCGCGGAGTGCCCCGGCCCCGCCACGGGGCCTCGCAGCGGGTCCGTCCGGCGCACGCCGGCGCCGGAGGGATGCCGGACGGGCGCGGCCGGCGGGTCGCGGCCGCACCGTGGAGCGGGACCGGCGGCCCCACCGTACGGGCGGCTCAGCGGCCGGCGCGGCCGGGGACGCGGGCGCGGTGGAAGTGGGCGCTGCCGGTCAGTTCGACCGGGGCCCCGGCGGCCGGGAGGAAGACGCTGTCACCCCGGCGGAGGGCGAGCGGCTTGCCCGCGCCCTGGTGGAGTTCGGCGCTTCCCCCGGTGCACAGCAGGATCTGCGGGCCGTCGCCGTCGAGGGAGCGGGTGCCGGCGACGTCCAGCCGGGAGAGGGCGAACTCGGCGGCCGGTGCCCGGTGGTGGAGCTCCCCGTGCTCGTCCGCGACGGCCGGGACGAGGGACGGCGGGCCGGGCCGGAAGTCGACCACCGCCGCCAGCGCCTCGACGTCGACGTGCTTGGGCGTCAGGCCGCAGCGCAGGACGTTGTCGGAGTTGGCCATGACCTCCACCCCGGTGCCGTGCAGGTAGGCGTGCGGGACGCCGGCGTCCAGGTACAGCGCCTCGCCGGGCAGCAGTCGGACGTGGTTGAGCAGCAGCGCCGCGATCAGCCCCGGGTCGGCCGGGTAGTCCCGGGCGGCGGCCGCGTAGGCGGCGTAGCTGCGGGCGTGCGGTCCTGGCATACGGGCGGCGTCCGCCAGGGCGGGGGCCAGTGCGGTGGCGGCGGCCGTTCCCCTGGGACGGTCGGTGCCGAGCGCCTCGGTGAGCACGGTGCGCAGGGCGCGCTCGGGATCGGTGGCGCGCAGCACGCCGATCCAGCGGTCGAGCACCGGCAGGTCGAGCCCGGCCAGCAGGTCCGCGGTGGCGGCGGGCTCGCGGAAGCCGCACAGGGCGTCGAACTCGTCGAGCGCGCACAGCAGTTCGGGCTTGTGGTGCGGATCCTTGTAGAGGCGGTGCGGCGCGTCGAGGGGCACCCCCGCCGCCTGTTCGGCTGCGAATCCGGCCTCGGCCTGCGCGGTCGTCGGATGGACCTGGACGGAGAGCGCGTGCTCGGCGGCGAGGACCTTCAGCAGGAACGGCAGGCGGGGTCCGAACCGCTCGGTGACGCGCTCGCCGAGCTCCCGCACCGGGTCGCGGGCGATGATCTCGTCCAGTGGTTCCGGCCCGGTGCCGCGGTCCAGTAGCGAGGGGGCCGCCGGGTGGGCGCCCATCCACAGCTCCGCCTCGGGCAGGACGCCGGGCTCACGGCCGGTCAGCCGGGCGATGGCCGTCCGGGATCCCCACGCGTAGGGGCGGATCCGGTTGCTCAGCAGAGCGGCGGCGGGCGGGGAATGGGTCATGGCGGTGCTCCGGGTCGGGGTGGGCCGGTCCGCCCCCGCGGTTCCTCACCCTCGGGAGGAGTCGGGGACGGACCGGGGTACGGGGAGGCGGCCGGTCAGGACGCGCCGGCGGGGGCGGTGCTGCCGCGGGGGACGAGGACCGGGGTCGCGGCGGGCCCGGAGGAGACGGGCAGGCGGTCGACGAGGTCGAAGAGACTGCGGGCGACCTGCGCGCCGAACCCGTGGACGTCATGGCTCATCGCCGACAGGGTCGGGTGAGTGAGCCGACACAGCTGGGAGTCGTCCCAGGCGATCAGGCTGAGGTCCCGGGGTACATGCAGGCCGAACTCGGCGGCGACCGAGAGGCTGGCGACGGCCATGATGTCGTTGTCGTAGATGATCGCCGTGGGCCGCTGGTCGCCCGAGGCGAGGAGCATCCTGGTGGCGCGGGCTCCCGCGTGTCCGGAGAAGTCGGTGGGCAGGCTGCGCGGCTCGTCCAGGCCGAGTTCGGCCGTGATCCGCTCCAGCGCGCGCGAGCGGATCACGGTGTGGCCGAGTGCGGGGTCGCCGCCGACCCGGGCGATCCGGCGGTGGCCGAGCAGGGCGAGGTAGCGGACCGCCTCCTCGATGGCGGCGGCGTCGTCGGTCCACACCGCGGTGAGGTCGTCCCCTGCGAGCCCGCAGTGCCCGGCCGCGACAACGGGCATGCCCAGCCGGGCGAGCGCGGGGATCCGGGGGTCGTCCTCGGTGAGGTCGACCAGGACAGAACCGCTGACCCTGCGGGTCCTCCACCACTCCCGGTGGACGGCGGTCTCCTGCTCCCGGTCGCGCACCAGCCGCAGCAGCAGGGTCGCCGCCCGCACCTCCAGGACGCTCTCGATGCCGGAGATGAACTCCATGAAGAACGGTTCCAGGCCCAGCTGTCGGGCGGGCCGGGCGATGACCAGTCCGACGGTGTCGGTCCGGTCACCCCGGCTGCCCAGGCTGCGCGCGGCCTGGCTGGGGATCCAGCCGAGTTCGGCCGCGGCCGCGCGGATCCGCTCCCGGGTGGGGGCGGAGAGGCCGGGGCGGTCGTTGAGGGCCAGGGACACCGCTCCGGCGGACACTCCCGCCCGGGCTGCGACGTCCCTGATGGTGACGCGCACGCTCACGTGTCCTCCTCGGTCGCTGCTGGGTGCGCCGCCGCGACGCGGGTGCGGCGGCGCGGGCCGGGCCGGGTCACTTCGTGGCGCCGGCCGAGAAGCCGCTGTAGATGAACCGCTGGAGGGCGAGGAAGACGATGAGGGTGGGAAGGATGACGAGGACGGTGCCCGCCGAGATGGTCTCCCAGTGCGCGCCGAACGGACCCTTGAAGCGGAACAGGGAGGTGGAGATCGTCCCGAGCTCCGAGGAGGGCATGTAGAGGAAGGGGATGTAGAAGTCGTTGTAGACGGTGATGCCCTTGACGATGACCACGGTGGCGATCGCCGGCTTGAGCATCGGCAGGATGATCCGCCGGTAGATGGTGAAGGAGTTGGCGCCGTCGAGCCGGGCCGCCTCGTCCAGGGAGACCGGGATGGAGCGGATGAACTGCAGGAAGACGTAGATCGAGACGATGTCGGTGCCGAGGTACAGCAGGATCGGCGCCCACCGGGTGTTGAACGCCCCGAGGTCGTTGACGATCTGGAAGGTCGCGACCTGCGTGGTGACGCCGGGGACGAGCGTGGCGACCAGGAACAGCCCCACGACCAGCTTCTTGAAGCGGAACTCGAACCGGTCGATGGCGTAGGCGGTCATCGACCCGATCAGTACGGTGCCGGCCGTGGAGACGACCAGGATGATCGTGGTGTTGACGAACGCCTGCAGCATGTTGCCCTGCTGGAAGGCGTTCACGTAGTTGTCGAGGTTGAACCAGTCGTGCGGCAGCGTCAGCGGTCCGCCGGTACCGACCTCCTGGCCGGTCTTCAGCGAGGTGAGGAGGATCACCACGAGGGGGACGACGACGACGCCGGCGGCCAGGACGAGTGACAGGTACTTCGCGGCGCCGGCCAGGGCGGCACGGGGAGCGGGTGTCCGCCGGGGTGAGCGGGTCTGCGGGGTGGCGGTGGTGGTCACGAGAGTTCGACCCTCTCCTCCGGCACGAGCCGGCGCTGGATCCAGGTCACGATCAGGATCAGGACCAGGAGGACGACGGCGGAGGCGGACGCCAGGCCGACCTTGTCGAACTTGAAGGCCAGCTTGACCGTCTGGATGACGAACGTCTCGCTGCCGTTGGCGCCGCCCGTCATGACGTACGGGATCTCGAAGACCGCCAGCGAACCGGAGATCGCCAGGATGACGCTCAGGCTGATGATCGGTTTGATGCTCGGGGCGATGATGTGCCGGAACCGCTGCCAGCTGTTCGCGCCGTCCAGCGCCGCGGCCTCGTACAGGTGTGGCGGGATGGACTGGATCGCGCCGAGGAACAGCACCATGTTCAGGCCCGTGTAGCGCCAGACCGACACCCCGGCCAGGGACTTGTTGACCAGATCCGGATCGCCGAGCCACAGGTGGTGGCCGTGCAGGCCGACCACCTGCAGCAGCGAGTCGAGCGTGCCCCCGGGCTGGAAGAAGTAGAGGAACACGAACCCGATCGCGACGCCGTTGATCAGGTACGGGAAGAACAGGATGCCCTTGAACAGGTTCCGGAAGCGGGCCTTGAAGCTCAGCACGGTGGCGAAGTAGAGCGCGGCGGCGATCTGCACGAAGGAGGCGACCAGGTAGACGCCGCTGACCAGGAAGACCTTGAACAGCTCCGGGCGGGTGAACAGGTCGGTGTAGTTCTCCGCGCCGACGTTCTCGTGGGTGGGGCTGATGCCGTCCCAGTCGGTGAAGCTGTAGCCGAGCATGTCCGCGATCGGCAGGTAGGTGAACGTCACCAGCAGCACCAGCGGCGCCAGCAGGTAGAGCCAGGGCGTGAACCACCAGTAGCGGCGGGTGCCACGGCCCCGTGGTGTGCGGACCGGCGGGGCGGCGTCGGGCGGTGCGTCCGGGCCGGCCGCCACGGGCGATCCCGGCCCTCTGTCCTTCTGCAGTGCAGTCATCTTCGTTCCTTCGTCGTGCGGGACACCCTGGGAAGCGGTACGGCCACGCGGCCGGGGCAGCCGGCCGCGTGAGGGCCGCACCGCTCGTCCGGGGGTGTCAGCCTGCGACCGTCTTCTGCGACTCGGACCACTTCTTGTCCAGCTCCGCGAAGTAGCTGTTCCGGTCGCCGGGGGCCGCGCCGCGGGCGATGTCGACCAGCTTCTGGCGGTAGTCGGGGGTGTCCAGGCCGATCTCCGCCCCCTTGTCGATCTTGCTGACGACGGCGGACTGCTCCTGCGCCTGCGGGATCATCCTCACGCCCTTGTCCTCGAAGGGCTTGAGGGTGGACGGCAGCGCGGTGCCCTTGACCGAGGAGATGGCTTCCTCCGCCTGGGCGCTCCCGGACTTGGTGATGAACCAGTCGATCCAGGCCCGCGCCGCCTCCTTGTGGCTGGAGTGCGTGTTGACGGCGTACTTGTAGTCCGGCTGCACGACACTGCACAGCTTCCCGTCCGAGGACGCCTGCGGGAACGGCATGTAGCCGATGTCGTCCGGGTTCTGCCCGGCGGCCTTGGCGGCGGCCTGGATCTGCGGGATCGCCCAGGAGCCGAGCGCCATCGTGGCGACCTTGCCGGTGCCGAGCAGGGTCTTGGAGTTCTCCCAGTTGGTCGTCGTCGGGTCGTCCTCGGTGAGCTTCTCGTGGACGGCGCTGTACAGCAGGCCGTCGATCGCGTTGAGGTCCTTTCCGGCCGCCCACGGCTCGGCGGTGGTGGCCAGCGCGTCCTTGGCCTTGCTGTCGCAGCTGGGCACGCCGACGGAGTCCGTCCACTGCCGCAGCGGCCAGCCGTCGTGGTAGTTCGTGTAGTACGGGGTGGCCTGCGTCCTGGCCTTGACGGCCTTCAGGTCGTCGATGAACGCCTGCTGCGAGGTGGGCCAGTCGGTGATGCCGGCCTGCTGCCAGACCGCCTTGTTGTAGACCAGGCCGGTCGCCACGCCGATGTTGGCGAGGCCGTACACCTTGCCGCCGACGTTCGCGTAGTCGGTCCAGTCGAAGGTCCTGGAGAGGTCGGAGGCGTCGCCCAGCGAGGAGAAGAAGGTCGGATACCGGCTGACGGACAGGCTCTGGGGGATCAGCAGGACGTCACCGTAGTTCTCGGTGTTCATCCGGATCTTGACTTCGCCCTCGTAGTCGGTGATCCCCTCGAACTTCACCTTGACGTTCGGGTAGAGCTTGGTGAACTCGTCGGCGTACTTCTTCAGCGTGCCGTCCGTGACCTGGTCGGTCCGGTTGGTCAGCACCGTGATGTCACCGGACACCTTCGCCGGATCGGCGGCCGCGGTCGCGGCGGAGGAGGAGCTCCCGCCGCCACTGCTACAGGCAGTGAGCACAACCATGGTCGCGGCCGCCACAGCCATCCATCCTCTGCGCATCTTCGCTCATCCTTCGCGCTGGTCGTCATCGGGATCGGGAAGCGATGCCCGGGATGCGAACTCAGCTTCCGGGCTGCTGGACGCTTAACGTAGACGCCACATCCGCGCCATGTCCATAGATCGGTCAACATTGATATTCAGGTCATTTGTTGCCATTGACCTCTCACTTTACTAAATCATTGCCTAACTCAATGACGATTCTGTCTCATTGCCGGGCTGCGATCGGCGACCCGCTCGACAACGTTGTCCAACGGCGCGACAATCAACGGGACCGACCGGTGGCACCATCCCGGGGCCCGAGCGCCACCCCGTCACACCTGCGGAGACGTCACAA
The sequence above is drawn from the Kitasatospora sp. NBC_00315 genome and encodes:
- a CDS encoding LacI family DNA-binding transcriptional regulator, which gives rise to MQHRVTIRDVAARAGVSAGAVSLALNDRPGVSEATRRRIVEAAGALGWSPNLAARSLARSPGVHTIGMAIGRDAVGMGLDAVHMALIGGVESVLAERPCSLLLHLTAGPESEIALHKQWWQSGRVNGAVLIAVAPEDPRIAPLHRLGMPVVAVAHPDHSGPFPAVWSDDGAAITEVVRYLAILGHRRIAHVAGPATLGSSRVRATAFEAGAAELSLEAARSVPTDLSARQGASVTRTLLAGPDRPTAILYDNDIMAVAGLAAAGELGLRVPEDVSLVAWDDSDLCRITWPTLSALSHDPFAFGAEVARCLLQLLDTGHAESRVHGTPVLVPRGTTGPPPRRS
- the manA gene encoding mannose-6-phosphate isomerase, class I; this translates as MTHSPPAAALLSNRIRPYAWGSRTAIARLTGREPGVLPEAELWMGAHPAAPSLLDRGTGPEPLDEIIARDPVRELGERVTERFGPRLPFLLKVLAAEHALSVQVHPTTAQAEAGFAAEQAAGVPLDAPHRLYKDPHHKPELLCALDEFDALCGFREPAATADLLAGLDLPVLDRWIGVLRATDPERALRTVLTEALGTDRPRGTAAATALAPALADAARMPGPHARSYAAYAAAARDYPADPGLIAALLLNHVRLLPGEALYLDAGVPHAYLHGTGVEVMANSDNVLRCGLTPKHVDVEALAAVVDFRPGPPSLVPAVADEHGELHHRAPAAEFALSRLDVAGTRSLDGDGPQILLCTGGSAELHQGAGKPLALRRGDSVFLPAAGAPVELTGSAHFHRARVPGRAGR
- a CDS encoding LacI family DNA-binding transcriptional regulator encodes the protein MSVRVTIRDVAARAGVSAGAVSLALNDRPGLSAPTRERIRAAAAELGWIPSQAARSLGSRGDRTDTVGLVIARPARQLGLEPFFMEFISGIESVLEVRAATLLLRLVRDREQETAVHREWWRTRRVSGSVLVDLTEDDPRIPALARLGMPVVAAGHCGLAGDDLTAVWTDDAAAIEEAVRYLALLGHRRIARVGGDPALGHTVIRSRALERITAELGLDEPRSLPTDFSGHAGARATRMLLASGDQRPTAIIYDNDIMAVASLSVAAEFGLHVPRDLSLIAWDDSQLCRLTHPTLSAMSHDVHGFGAQVARSLFDLVDRLPVSSGPAATPVLVPRGSTAPAGAS
- a CDS encoding carbohydrate ABC transporter permease, which translates into the protein MTTTATPQTRSPRRTPAPRAALAGAAKYLSLVLAAGVVVVPLVVILLTSLKTGQEVGTGGPLTLPHDWFNLDNYVNAFQQGNMLQAFVNTTIILVVSTAGTVLIGSMTAYAIDRFEFRFKKLVVGLFLVATLVPGVTTQVATFQIVNDLGAFNTRWAPILLYLGTDIVSIYVFLQFIRSIPVSLDEAARLDGANSFTIYRRIILPMLKPAIATVVIVKGITVYNDFYIPFLYMPSSELGTISTSLFRFKGPFGAHWETISAGTVLVILPTLIVFLALQRFIYSGFSAGATK
- a CDS encoding carbohydrate ABC transporter permease produces the protein MTALQKDRGPGSPVAAGPDAPPDAAPPVRTPRGRGTRRYWWFTPWLYLLAPLVLLVTFTYLPIADMLGYSFTDWDGISPTHENVGAENYTDLFTRPELFKVFLVSGVYLVASFVQIAAALYFATVLSFKARFRNLFKGILFFPYLINGVAIGFVFLYFFQPGGTLDSLLQVVGLHGHHLWLGDPDLVNKSLAGVSVWRYTGLNMVLFLGAIQSIPPHLYEAAALDGANSWQRFRHIIAPSIKPIISLSVILAISGSLAVFEIPYVMTGGANGSETFVIQTVKLAFKFDKVGLASASAVVLLVLILIVTWIQRRLVPEERVELS
- a CDS encoding ABC transporter substrate-binding protein; this translates as MRRGWMAVAAATMVVLTACSSGGGSSSSAATAAADPAKVSGDITVLTNRTDQVTDGTLKKYADEFTKLYPNVKVKFEGITDYEGEVKIRMNTENYGDVLLIPQSLSVSRYPTFFSSLGDASDLSRTFDWTDYANVGGKVYGLANIGVATGLVYNKAVWQQAGITDWPTSQQAFIDDLKAVKARTQATPYYTNYHDGWPLRQWTDSVGVPSCDSKAKDALATTAEPWAAGKDLNAIDGLLYSAVHEKLTEDDPTTTNWENSKTLLGTGKVATMALGSWAIPQIQAAAKAAGQNPDDIGYMPFPQASSDGKLCSVVQPDYKYAVNTHSSHKEAARAWIDWFITKSGSAQAEEAISSVKGTALPSTLKPFEDKGVRMIPQAQEQSAVVSKIDKGAEIGLDTPDYRQKLVDIARGAAPGDRNSYFAELDKKWSESQKTVAG